The Bremerella cremea genome window below encodes:
- a CDS encoding ribbon-helix-helix domain-containing protein, which translates to MANSLNLSLTDELRAFIDANCGDGTLYATPSEFVRDVLRQRKAQIEAQRARDSIIEGYEDAIAGRTVKFQGDVRAMLKKAEQ; encoded by the coding sequence ATGGCCAATTCTCTCAACCTATCCCTTACCGACGAACTTCGCGCCTTCATCGACGCCAACTGCGGCGACGGCACCCTGTATGCCACGCCCAGTGAATTCGTGCGCGACGTTTTGCGTCAACGCAAAGCTCAAATCGAAGCCCAAAGGGCCCGCGATAGTATCATCGAAGGCTATGAAGACGCAATCGCTGGTCGCACGGTAAAGTTCCAAGGGGACGTGCGGGCGATGCTCAAGAAAGCGGAGCAGTGA